Proteins from one Calditrichota bacterium genomic window:
- the ppk1 gene encoding polyphosphate kinase 1 gives MPSKKEYINREISWLSFNQRVLQEAADETVPLLERLKFLGIFSSNLDEFYRVRVATHTRMMNAGIKKAMGDSPKKVLNQIQKVVLKLRDQFDEIFNDVLGKLEKENIFMINEVQLNTEQQAFVQKYFEQEVRPQLVPIMLEEKRKFPYMQNQIIYLAIHLSNSNKPDKVHYALIELPTKTIPRFIELPKLDEKNYIIMLDDIIRFALADIFAILDYDTFRAYTVKLTRDAEFDISDDITKSFYEKIAKSIKERQKGQVVRFVYDREMPDDMRDFLLTKTKMKDDENLISGGRYHNARDFMGFPTLGDKQLTFKKIPQLTHPGFTINKSIFESLKTKDILLHYPYHSYHYVIEFLREAAIDPKVKSIKITLYRLARNSNVINALINAMRNGKSVTVVIELQARFDEEANIHWANRLTEEGARILDGVPGLKVHAKLLQISRKESGKDVLYTYISTGNFNESTAKLYSDHGLFTSHVAVSKEVKRVFDFLENNYKTFAYKHLLVSPFFMRKKLARLIKNEIKIANQGKDAYIYIKLNNLVDKEMIGLLYQASSAGVKIKMLIRGICSLIPGLPGISENIEVYSILDKYLEHSRIIVFGNDGDEKYFLSSADWMIRNLDNRIEVATPVYDSEIQKELKNFLNIQFNDGQKARVIDKALENNYRKDREKLGERAQIAQYDFLKNELN, from the coding sequence ATACCTTCAAAAAAAGAATATATTAACCGCGAGATAAGCTGGCTTTCTTTTAACCAACGCGTATTGCAGGAAGCCGCAGATGAGACTGTACCATTGCTGGAACGCTTAAAATTTCTTGGTATATTTTCTTCAAATTTAGATGAATTTTACAGGGTGCGGGTTGCAACTCATACACGAATGATGAATGCCGGTATAAAAAAAGCCATGGGAGATTCCCCCAAAAAAGTGCTTAACCAAATTCAGAAAGTGGTTTTAAAGTTAAGGGACCAGTTTGATGAGATTTTTAATGACGTTTTAGGAAAACTGGAAAAAGAAAATATTTTTATGATAAACGAAGTTCAACTGAATACAGAACAACAGGCGTTTGTACAAAAATATTTTGAACAGGAAGTCCGTCCACAACTTGTACCTATTATGCTTGAGGAAAAACGAAAATTTCCTTATATGCAAAACCAAATTATTTACCTGGCAATTCACCTTTCCAATTCTAATAAGCCAGATAAAGTCCATTATGCTCTAATCGAGTTACCGACCAAAACAATCCCACGGTTTATTGAGCTCCCAAAACTGGATGAAAAAAATTATATTATAATGCTCGATGATATTATCCGGTTTGCGTTGGCAGATATTTTTGCAATTTTGGATTATGACACATTTAGAGCATATACAGTTAAACTTACCCGTGATGCAGAATTTGATATCAGCGATGATATCACCAAAAGTTTTTATGAAAAGATTGCCAAGAGTATAAAAGAGCGTCAAAAAGGCCAGGTTGTAAGATTTGTTTATGACCGTGAAATGCCAGACGATATGCGTGATTTTCTGCTTACGAAAACAAAAATGAAAGACGATGAAAATTTAATTTCCGGTGGTCGTTATCATAACGCCCGAGATTTTATGGGATTTCCGACACTTGGTGATAAACAGCTTACTTTCAAAAAGATTCCACAATTAACACATCCGGGTTTTACTATAAATAAAAGTATTTTTGAAAGTCTTAAAACAAAAGATATTCTATTACACTATCCGTATCATTCTTATCATTATGTTATCGAATTCTTGCGCGAAGCAGCGATTGATCCAAAGGTAAAATCAATAAAAATTACACTGTACCGGCTTGCCAGAAACTCCAATGTAATAAACGCACTCATCAATGCAATGCGCAATGGGAAATCTGTAACAGTAGTTATTGAGTTGCAGGCCCGTTTTGATGAAGAAGCCAATATTCACTGGGCAAACCGTTTAACAGAAGAAGGTGCCCGGATTTTGGACGGTGTACCGGGTTTAAAAGTACATGCCAAATTATTGCAAATCTCACGCAAAGAATCTGGCAAAGATGTTTTATATACATATATCAGCACCGGTAATTTTAATGAGTCAACAGCAAAGCTTTATAGTGATCATGGTTTGTTTACATCACATGTAGCTGTTTCCAAAGAAGTAAAAAGGGTTTTCGACTTTTTAGAAAATAATTATAAAACCTTTGCCTACAAACATCTATTGGTCTCTCCGTTTTTTATGCGTAAAAAGCTTGCGCGTCTTATAAAAAATGAAATCAAAATTGCTAACCAGGGAAAAGATGCTTACATCTACATTAAGTTGAATAACTTGGTCGATAAGGAGATGATCGGTTTGTTGTACCAGGCTTCATCGGCCGGGGTTAAGATTAAAATGTTAATCCGGGGAATCTGCTCTCTTATTCCGGGTTTGCCGGGCATTAGTGAAAATATTGAGGTGTATAGTATCCTCGATAAATATTTGGAACATTCACGCATTATTGTTTTTGGAAATGACGGAGATGAAAAATATTTTCTCTCTTCTGCAGACTGGATGATCCGCAACCTGGATAACAGAATTGAGGTTGCAACACCGGTGTATGATTCTGAAATTCAAAAAGAGCTAAAAAACTTTTTAAATATTCAGTTTAATGATGGGCAAAAGGCCAGAGTTATAGACAAAGCGCTGGAAAATAATTATCGTAAAGATCGGGAAAAATTGGGCGAACGCGCACAAATAGCCCAATATGATTTTTTAAAAAATGAATTGAACTAA
- a CDS encoding NUDIX hydrolase yields MTVFQQAAAIPYKTDKGNLYILLIRSRSGKKWIIPKGIIEDGDTATYTAEKETEEEAGVTGAVHKEPVGKYEYDKWGGLCRVQVFSMRVTEVLEEWDEMDFRDRNWVKAKKAIKMVKPKQLRKILKLFSKSFNKNNLKKNQELVLGN; encoded by the coding sequence ATGACAGTTTTTCAACAGGCAGCAGCAATTCCCTATAAAACAGATAAAGGTAATCTTTATATTCTTCTGATTAGATCTAGAAGCGGTAAAAAATGGATTATTCCAAAAGGAATTATTGAGGATGGTGATACGGCAACTTACACGGCTGAAAAAGAGACTGAGGAAGAAGCCGGCGTAACTGGAGCGGTGCATAAAGAGCCTGTCGGGAAATATGAATATGATAAATGGGGTGGTTTATGCCGGGTTCAGGTTTTCTCAATGAGGGTTACGGAAGTCCTTGAAGAGTGGGATGAAATGGATTTTAGGGACAGAAACTGGGTTAAGGCCAAAAAAGCAATAAAAATGGTTAAACCAAAACAACTAAGAAAAATATTAAAACTATTTTCAAAATCATTTAATAAAAATAATCTTAAAAAGAATCAGGAATTAGTTTTAGGAAATTAA
- a CDS encoding response regulator codes for METTKLKNYLISRYIILSLVTATLISLIFLAFFYLSDSLQDKKEKINLLTEYEESIFNIERNLESLVSENNLPDKNTARENILLEIKKINFDIIYGLQVQYVETGLVNLIPEKNEIKRMLIDIEKVLLAETELSQKKVLVRSIKQSTQEITHAVTSLISKIISNQQETIVKYKNQNTIIWIGSLIFLHLLIIFLYRPMTRKIISKTSLLQKEKEEAIATTRAKSEFLATMSHEIRTPLNGVLGLTGLLLETRLSQEQKDYLELVHDSGENLLQVINDIFDFSKIESGNLQLEQMYFSITKSINEVVENFLPKAIEKNIQLLYLIESDVPEYILGDYKRTVQCISNFTSNAIKFTRKGEVLIRVNVVNSVDNKYELQFSISDTGIGIPESKLQNLFSPFRKEKAPAAKRFEGTGLGLAICSKIVELMNGRIWVESEINKGSTFYFAASFLADNMESHIHAKKDIKLLSEKHILILDGNETTRKILSVQCHNWGMNPKASGSLDEAVKILENDKNLSFALLDLDLIERENESIVEQIGSLSKKNIHFLMMRSIIKRKHNSPEYEKFVFLNKQVKQAQLYESLIEFVTKEKPKTESRLSDRIINSSVPFRLLLAEDNIINQKLIERFISRIGYSIDVAQNGVQAVQMASETNYNIIFMDLQMPEMDGIEATRKILSFQNNQPKPKIIAMTANVQIEDKELCFEVGMVDYISKPVSFDKVKYLIEYWGTLSLEES; via the coding sequence ATGGAAACTACAAAACTAAAAAACTATCTCATTAGCCGTTATATAATTCTATCACTCGTTACTGCAACACTCATTTCATTAATCTTCTTAGCGTTTTTTTATTTAAGCGATTCACTTCAGGATAAAAAAGAAAAAATAAACCTTTTGACAGAATATGAAGAATCAATATTCAATATAGAAAGAAATCTTGAATCCTTAGTTTCTGAAAATAACCTGCCGGATAAAAATACTGCCAGAGAAAATATATTACTTGAGATAAAAAAAATTAATTTCGACATAATCTATGGCCTACAAGTTCAATATGTTGAAACCGGGCTTGTCAACCTAATTCCTGAAAAAAATGAAATTAAACGTATGCTAATCGATATAGAAAAAGTTCTTTTAGCAGAGACTGAATTATCACAGAAAAAAGTATTGGTACGATCAATAAAACAATCAACTCAGGAAATCACACATGCTGTAACAAGTCTTATTTCCAAAATCATTTCAAATCAGCAGGAAACAATTGTAAAATACAAAAACCAAAACACTATAATCTGGATTGGTTCACTTATATTTTTACACCTTTTAATAATTTTTCTTTACCGGCCAATGACCCGAAAAATAATTAGCAAGACAAGTTTATTGCAAAAAGAGAAAGAGGAAGCCATAGCAACAACCAGGGCAAAATCAGAATTCTTAGCCACAATGAGCCATGAGATCCGCACACCTTTAAACGGTGTTTTGGGTTTAACCGGTTTATTACTGGAAACAAGGCTATCACAGGAACAAAAAGATTATCTGGAATTGGTGCATGATAGTGGGGAAAACCTTTTACAGGTAATAAATGATATTTTTGATTTTTCAAAAATTGAGTCCGGCAATCTGCAACTTGAGCAAATGTATTTTTCAATAACTAAAAGCATTAATGAGGTTGTAGAAAACTTTTTACCCAAAGCAATAGAAAAAAATATTCAGCTTCTGTATTTAATTGAATCTGATGTCCCGGAATATATTCTTGGTGATTATAAACGTACCGTTCAATGTATTTCTAATTTTACCAGTAATGCCATAAAGTTTACCCGTAAGGGTGAAGTCCTGATCCGGGTTAATGTTGTTAATTCTGTTGATAATAAATATGAACTTCAATTTTCAATTAGTGATACAGGTATCGGGATTCCGGAATCAAAACTTCAAAATCTGTTTAGTCCTTTCAGAAAAGAAAAAGCCCCTGCTGCAAAACGTTTTGAAGGAACAGGATTGGGATTAGCAATTTGTTCGAAAATTGTAGAGTTAATGAATGGGCGCATTTGGGTTGAAAGTGAAATTAATAAAGGCAGTACATTTTATTTTGCGGCAAGTTTTCTGGCTGATAATATGGAAAGCCATATTCATGCAAAAAAAGACATTAAGTTACTTTCTGAGAAACACATTTTAATTCTCGATGGCAATGAAACAACCCGGAAAATTTTGAGTGTCCAGTGCCATAACTGGGGTATGAATCCAAAAGCAAGCGGGTCTTTGGATGAGGCCGTTAAAATCCTTGAAAATGATAAAAATCTAAGTTTTGCTTTATTAGACCTTGATCTGATTGAAAGGGAAAATGAAAGTATCGTTGAGCAGATTGGATCACTTTCTAAAAAAAATATTCATTTTTTAATGATGCGTTCAATCATAAAAAGAAAACACAATTCGCCAGAATATGAAAAATTTGTCTTTCTAAATAAACAAGTAAAACAAGCCCAATTGTACGAATCTTTAATAGAGTTTGTAACGAAGGAAAAACCAAAAACAGAAAGCCGCCTTTCAGATAGAATCATTAATTCTTCAGTTCCATTTAGGCTTCTTTTGGCTGAAGATAATATAATTAACCAAAAGCTGATAGAGCGTTTTATTTCACGGATTGGATATTCAATTGACGTTGCACAAAACGGAGTACAAGCAGTTCAAATGGCATCGGAAACGAATTATAATATAATCTTTATGGATCTTCAAATGCCTGAAATGGATGGGATTGAGGCAACCCGAAAAATTCTTTCTTTTCAAAATAACCAGCCAAAGCCTAAGATTATTGCTATGACTGCAAATGTGCAAATAGAAGACAAAGAACTTTGTTTTGAGGTTGGAATGGTGGATTATATTTCCAAACCGGTCAGCTTTGATAAGGTAAAATATTTAATTGAGTATTGGGGCACTTTGTCCCTGGAAGAAAGCTAA
- a CDS encoding response regulator transcription factor: MIRAVIIDDEVKSRKLLRNMVNNYCPEIEIVEMADSVESGVSAIKKTKPDLVFLDIQMPDGTGFDLLEKIGNMQPEIIFTTAFDQYAIQAIHLSVLDYLLKPINVDDLKTAVEKVNTKFTEQNEKQTVNQSLKVLLENSNALAKNKKIGLSTQNGISFVLIKDIIMCKAEGNYSVIYLAGKQKQEIVSRTLKEFEDMLTEFNFFRVHRTYLINLDHIKEYSRTNQSSDYDGDGGSVIMNNNTHVPVSRDRRKHLLERFSKPF, encoded by the coding sequence ATGATTAGAGCTGTAATTATAGATGATGAAGTTAAAAGCCGCAAACTATTACGAAATATGGTAAACAATTATTGTCCTGAAATTGAAATCGTAGAAATGGCAGATTCTGTTGAGTCAGGTGTTAGTGCCATAAAAAAGACAAAACCGGATTTAGTTTTTCTGGATATCCAAATGCCGGATGGAACGGGTTTCGATCTTTTGGAAAAAATAGGAAATATGCAACCCGAAATAATTTTTACTACCGCATTCGATCAATATGCCATACAGGCTATTCATTTAAGTGTGCTGGATTATTTGCTAAAACCAATAAATGTGGATGACCTTAAAACAGCGGTTGAAAAGGTAAATACAAAATTTACTGAGCAAAATGAAAAACAGACAGTAAACCAAAGCCTGAAGGTCTTGCTCGAAAACAGTAATGCATTGGCAAAAAATAAAAAGATTGGTCTTTCTACTCAAAACGGAATTAGTTTTGTGCTTATAAAAGATATAATTATGTGCAAGGCCGAGGGAAATTACAGTGTTATATATTTGGCCGGTAAACAGAAACAGGAAATTGTATCTCGCACTTTAAAAGAATTTGAGGATATGTTAACCGAATTTAATTTTTTCCGTGTGCATCGTACATATCTTATTAATTTGGATCATATCAAAGAATATAGCAGAACAAACCAATCATCTGATTATGATGGTGATGGTGGAAGTGTAATTATGAACAATAATACACACGTGCCTGTTTCGAGGGATCGCCGGAAACATTTATTAGAACGCTTTTCTAAACCATTTTAG